The following proteins are encoded in a genomic region of Deinococcus aquiradiocola:
- a CDS encoding DsbA family oxidoreductase has translation MTQVAQPSRSGVTDLYFDFLCPYAWRGLELADVLRREHGMRFRLRHFSLVQGNHAENPDRKHPTWWLDRQVAGQGSDYQAGSLNAFLAGQAALQQDEDAAWAFTLALFRAKHQPAEGVPAIDLRNDGQIRLLAEATLDADAFGRALEDQEGLRAALHEDLQDSATLGVFGTPTFHLPDGNIAYFRFANLVTEPGAALDLWTLYTRVLTDGARIETVKRAK, from the coding sequence ATGACGCAAGTGGCCCAGCCTTCCCGGAGCGGCGTGACCGACCTGTACTTCGACTTCCTGTGCCCGTACGCGTGGCGCGGCCTGGAACTGGCGGACGTGCTGCGCCGCGAGCACGGCATGCGGTTCCGGCTGCGGCACTTCTCGCTGGTGCAGGGCAACCACGCCGAGAACCCGGACCGCAAGCACCCCACGTGGTGGCTCGACCGGCAGGTGGCCGGTCAGGGCAGCGATTACCAGGCGGGCAGCCTGAACGCCTTCCTGGCGGGTCAGGCGGCCCTGCAGCAGGACGAGGACGCCGCGTGGGCCTTCACGCTGGCCCTGTTCCGCGCGAAGCACCAGCCGGCCGAGGGCGTGCCTGCCATCGACCTGCGCAACGACGGTCAGATTCGCCTGCTGGCCGAGGCGACCCTCGACGCGGACGCGTTCGGGCGGGCGCTGGAGGACCAGGAGGGCCTGCGGGCCGCGCTGCACGAGGACCTGCAGGACAGCGCCACGCTCGGCGTGTTCGGCACACCGACCTTCCACCTGCCGGACGGGAACATCGCGTACTTCCGGTTCGCGAATCTCGTCACGGAGCCCGGCGCGGCGCTCGACCTGTGGACGCTGTACACGCGCGTGCTGACGGACGGCGCGCGCATCGAGACCGTCAAGCGCGCGAAGTGA
- a CDS encoding trimeric intracellular cation channel family protein, with translation MPDPFHLNGISSIQTGLRALDIVGTVMFALSGALLGVRKRFDLFGVLVLGCVTAVGGGAIRDTLTGNTPPLFLRDETYLWLAIAGSLTAFAFGMRLARFERTISLFDTLGLALFAATGALGATKLGLGPLGVTFAGMLSGVGGGIIRDLLAHEVPEVLYRRDQLYATAAAAGALTVYLLQGHLPQLGVQLSGAAVVIVARFVSRRGWVRLPVRRLPEER, from the coding sequence GTGCCGGACCCCTTCCACCTGAACGGTATCAGCAGCATCCAGACGGGCCTGCGCGCCCTCGACATCGTGGGCACCGTGATGTTCGCCCTGAGCGGCGCGCTGCTCGGGGTCCGCAAGCGCTTCGACCTGTTCGGCGTGCTCGTACTCGGCTGCGTGACGGCCGTCGGCGGCGGCGCCATCCGCGACACGCTGACCGGCAACACCCCGCCGCTGTTCCTGCGCGACGAGACGTACCTGTGGCTCGCGATTGCGGGGTCCCTCACGGCCTTCGCGTTCGGAATGCGCCTCGCGCGCTTCGAGCGGACCATCAGCCTCTTCGACACGCTGGGCCTGGCCCTGTTCGCCGCCACCGGCGCGTTGGGAGCCACCAAGCTGGGCCTCGGACCGCTCGGCGTGACCTTTGCGGGCATGCTGTCCGGCGTGGGCGGCGGCATCATCCGCGACCTGCTGGCCCACGAGGTCCCGGAAGTGCTGTACCGCCGCGACCAGCTGTACGCCACGGCCGCCGCCGCCGGAGCGCTCACCGTGTACCTGCTGCAGGGGCACCTGCCGCAGCTCGGCGTGCAGCTCAGCGGGGCCGCCGTGGTGATCGTCGCGCGTTTCGTGTCACGGCGCGGCTGGGTCAGGCTCCCCGTGCGTCGCCTGCCCGAGGAACGCTGA
- a CDS encoding CAP domain-containing protein, whose translation MRNLTRVLILAAAAWSGASAAASSSAEGQLLARLNEVRAQGVTCPGSGTRPVAGALAPSDLHAVSALKQASYMAQSGVISHTGPGGTTPRVRAASTGIRSVSVTEIIYMGSGLNPEAAMQWWLHSPVHCYYMTDQRYTTAGASIVRGSRGTAYVMVLTSTPR comes from the coding sequence ATGAGAAACCTGACGCGGGTCTTGATCCTGGCCGCCGCCGCCTGGAGTGGCGCGAGCGCCGCCGCCTCATCCAGCGCCGAGGGGCAGCTCCTCGCCCGCCTCAACGAGGTCCGCGCGCAGGGCGTCACCTGCCCCGGCAGCGGCACGCGGCCCGTCGCAGGCGCCCTCGCCCCGTCCGACCTGCACGCCGTCTCGGCCCTGAAGCAGGCGAGTTACATGGCGCAGAGCGGCGTCATCAGTCACACCGGGCCGGGCGGTACCACCCCGCGCGTCCGCGCCGCCAGCACCGGCATCCGTTCCGTCAGCGTCACCGAGATCATCTACATGGGCAGCGGCCTGAACCCCGAGGCGGCCATGCAGTGGTGGCTGCACTCGCCCGTCCACTGCTACTACATGACCGACCAGCGCTACACGACCGCCGGGGCCAGCATCGTGCGCGGCAGCCGCGGCACCGCGTACGTGATGGTGCTCACCAGCACGCCCAGGTGA
- a CDS encoding CAP domain-containing protein, with product MCGWRCALLLPALLLLAAAPVPTPAQQLLARVNALRAAGIVCPAGESAPTPEAGARRPLTGTLAFSPLHAAAAFMQAKRMVQVNDVTHEGEGGSTPQSRAATAGIRAASVSEIVYLGRRGGVEGAVTWWRHSAVHCRVMTDPRYSVAGASVVAGPDGTAYVMVLTSAVQP from the coding sequence GTGTGCGGCTGGCGGTGCGCGCTGCTCCTGCCCGCCCTGCTGCTGCTCGCGGCGGCGCCCGTCCCCACGCCCGCGCAGCAGCTGCTGGCCCGCGTGAATGCACTGCGGGCCGCAGGCATCGTCTGTCCGGCCGGGGAGTCCGCACCCACCCCGGAGGCGGGTGCCCGGCGGCCCCTGACCGGCACGCTGGCCTTCTCGCCGCTGCACGCGGCGGCGGCGTTCATGCAGGCGAAACGCATGGTGCAGGTGAATGACGTGACGCACGAGGGCGAGGGTGGCAGCACCCCGCAGAGCCGCGCGGCCACTGCGGGCATCCGGGCGGCCAGCGTGAGCGAGATCGTGTACCTGGGCCGCCGGGGCGGCGTGGAGGGTGCCGTCACGTGGTGGCGGCACTCGGCCGTGCACTGCCGCGTCATGACCGACCCGCGCTACAGCGTCGCCGGGGCGAGCGTGGTGGCCGGACCGGACGGCACGGCGTACGTGATGGTCCTGACGAGCGCCGTCCAGCCCTGA
- a CDS encoding response regulator transcription factor, whose translation MEQRILLIEDNPDITRVVQYELEQAGYRVLTAPDGISGLTSARENVPDLVILDLGLPDFDGAEIARRLRKTSPVPIIILTAMDALDRKVNLLEAGADDYMTKPFHPEELVARVKVQLRHQQHGEVIMIGALEIHPQKRLCHYNGHEVRLSPKEFDLLTFLARQPGRVYSRGEIEREVWNGELPSNSNVVDVHMANMRAKLRDLDGYGIIRTVRGIGYALKTN comes from the coding sequence ATGGAGCAACGAATCTTACTGATTGAAGACAATCCCGATATCACCCGCGTGGTGCAGTACGAACTGGAGCAGGCCGGTTACCGTGTCCTCACCGCTCCGGACGGCATCTCGGGCCTCACGAGCGCGCGCGAGAACGTCCCGGACCTCGTGATCCTCGACCTGGGCCTGCCGGACTTCGACGGCGCGGAGATCGCGCGCCGCCTGCGCAAGACGAGCCCCGTCCCGATCATCATCCTGACCGCGATGGACGCCCTGGACCGCAAGGTGAACCTGCTGGAGGCGGGCGCGGACGATTACATGACCAAGCCCTTCCACCCGGAGGAGCTCGTGGCGCGCGTGAAGGTGCAGCTCAGGCACCAGCAGCACGGCGAGGTCATCATGATCGGCGCGCTGGAAATCCACCCGCAGAAGCGCCTGTGCCACTACAACGGCCACGAGGTGCGCCTCTCCCCGAAGGAATTCGACCTGCTGACCTTCCTGGCGCGCCAGCCGGGCCGCGTGTACTCGCGCGGCGAGATCGAGCGCGAGGTCTGGAACGGCGAACTGCCCAGCAACAGCAACGTCGTGGACGTGCACATGGCCAACATGCGCGCCAAGCTGCGCGACCTGGACGGCTACGGCATCATCCGCACGGTGCGCGGCATCGGGTACGCCCTCAAGACCAACTGA
- a CDS encoding acyl-ACP desaturase — protein MSAILPPNALLDVPRTPAGLLSNREKDRLIERAFLGLYRWYTARSQETRNWNADLSFDWKGLRHDLPKEIMTTITGFFAVEQYAPDYTSELVNLVRRSHGRSHFQLRWGSEEEKHADAWENAVLFSRQRSPQWLAEYKERLRAQQWHLPFPDAIHNLVYTVFQERATQLNYLNLMKLANGKSDKVANAVDPVLARVAQTIAVDEAAHYNFFLECTRLYLYYYPARTLEAVKNVIGQFSMPASHLVPDWDEFSTTVYKAGIYGPRDFNRDVMQVAFRNLGIESRKKLEEGIKATREVPDFDGQATVQTAIWDSFDYGSIEGDVKRLHVKIQDYEKGVGFDAVDPFEFVQNPEAPRGVDSDTTNPAEKE, from the coding sequence ATGAGTGCCATTCTGCCCCCCAACGCCCTGCTGGACGTGCCCCGCACCCCGGCCGGACTGCTGAGCAACCGTGAAAAAGACCGACTGATCGAACGCGCCTTCCTGGGCCTGTACCGCTGGTACACCGCCCGCAGTCAGGAGACGCGCAACTGGAACGCGGACCTGAGCTTCGACTGGAAGGGCCTGCGTCACGACCTCCCCAAGGAGATCATGACGACCATCACGGGCTTCTTCGCCGTGGAGCAGTACGCGCCCGACTACACCAGCGAACTCGTGAACCTCGTGCGCCGCAGCCACGGCCGCAGCCACTTCCAGCTCCGCTGGGGCAGCGAGGAGGAAAAGCACGCCGACGCCTGGGAGAACGCCGTGCTGTTCAGCCGTCAGCGCAGCCCGCAGTGGCTCGCGGAGTACAAGGAACGCCTGCGCGCCCAGCAGTGGCACCTGCCGTTCCCGGACGCCATCCACAACCTCGTGTACACGGTGTTCCAGGAGCGCGCCACGCAGCTGAACTACCTGAACCTGATGAAGCTTGCGAACGGCAAGAGCGACAAGGTCGCGAACGCCGTGGACCCGGTCCTGGCCCGCGTCGCGCAGACCATCGCGGTGGACGAGGCGGCGCACTACAACTTCTTCCTGGAGTGCACGCGCCTGTACCTGTACTACTACCCGGCCCGCACGCTGGAAGCCGTGAAGAACGTCATCGGGCAGTTCTCGATGCCCGCCTCGCACCTCGTGCCGGACTGGGACGAGTTCTCGACCACCGTGTACAAGGCCGGCATCTACGGCCCGCGCGACTTCAACCGCGACGTGATGCAGGTCGCGTTCCGGAACCTCGGCATCGAGAGCCGCAAGAAGCTGGAGGAAGGCATCAAGGCCACCCGTGAAGTGCCGGACTTCGACGGGCAGGCGACCGTCCAGACGGCCATCTGGGACTCCTTCGACTACGGCAGCATCGAGGGCGACGTGAAGCGCCTGCACGTCAAGATTCAGGATTACGAGAAGGGCGTGGGCTTCGACGCCGTGGACCCCTTCGAGTTCGTGCAGAACCCCGAAGCGCCGCGCGGCGTGGACAGCGACACCACCAACCCCGCCGAGAAGGAATAA
- a CDS encoding ABC transporter ATP-binding protein: MTSVPAPTPEGAAARPAVPTLALMRRLFAYRPGLFALNLALWGAFHTLPALFSFAVGRIFDRLNAFETLRVGGQSTQGALTAVWIMVGVFAAARLSRFAVFLAAFRAFIRIWYTLDALLRRNLLGYLLLAPGSRRLPDTPAEAISRFRDDVEDVAGYTEVWIDSAGFVLYTVVALTLMVRVDPVITLVVCAPLLLMVVVVQRLSPTIRRYRRRMREATARVTDFVGETFAAVSAVKLSGNEDHMVRHLERLGETRRRAALRDVLLTELIKGVNSNMIAVATGLVLLLGASRFRTGGLSIGDFVLFAALLPRLTGSMGFFGDMIARHRRTGVSFERMNRLLQDAPITQPVEHHDVHLQGDLPPIPPAAAAVPLARLDVTDLSAVHPNGRGLHGASFSVTRGEFVVVTGRIGSGKTTLLRALLGLIPRTDGEVRWNDMPVTDPASFFVPPRSAYTAQLPQLFSESLRENVLMGHDTDPGTAARLDRALHLAVMTPDLTQLGQGLDTPVGARGVKLSGGQVQRAAVARMLSRDADLLVFDDVSSALDAATEAQLWAGLFAERHGTTCLVVSHRRAALLRADRILLLEDGRLTDSGTLPELLERSAEMRELWAEDTGQA, from the coding sequence ATGACGTCCGTTCCTGCCCCCACCCCCGAAGGCGCCGCCGCCCGGCCCGCCGTGCCCACCCTGGCGCTCATGCGCCGCCTCTTCGCGTACCGGCCCGGCCTGTTCGCACTGAACCTCGCCCTGTGGGGTGCGTTCCACACGCTGCCCGCCCTGTTCAGCTTCGCGGTCGGCCGCATCTTCGACCGGCTCAACGCCTTCGAGACGCTCCGCGTCGGCGGGCAGTCCACGCAGGGCGCCCTGACCGCCGTGTGGATCATGGTGGGCGTGTTCGCCGCCGCGCGCCTCTCCCGCTTCGCGGTGTTCCTCGCGGCCTTCCGCGCCTTCATCCGCATCTGGTACACCCTCGACGCGCTGCTGCGCCGCAACCTGCTCGGCTACCTGCTCCTCGCGCCCGGCTCGCGCCGCCTGCCCGACACGCCCGCCGAAGCGATCAGCCGCTTCCGTGACGACGTCGAGGACGTGGCCGGGTACACCGAAGTCTGGATCGACTCGGCCGGATTCGTGCTGTACACCGTCGTCGCCCTGACCCTGATGGTGCGCGTGGACCCCGTCATCACGCTGGTGGTGTGCGCGCCGCTGCTGCTGATGGTGGTGGTCGTGCAGCGCCTCTCGCCCACCATCCGCCGCTACCGCCGCCGCATGCGCGAAGCGACGGCCCGCGTCACGGACTTCGTCGGCGAGACCTTCGCGGCCGTCAGCGCCGTGAAACTCTCCGGCAACGAGGACCACATGGTCCGCCACCTCGAACGCCTCGGCGAGACGCGCCGCCGCGCCGCGCTGCGCGACGTGCTGCTCACCGAACTGATCAAGGGCGTGAACAGCAACATGATCGCCGTCGCGACCGGACTGGTGCTGCTGCTCGGCGCGAGCCGCTTCCGGACCGGCGGCCTGAGCATCGGGGACTTCGTGCTGTTCGCGGCCCTCCTGCCGCGCCTGACCGGCAGCATGGGCTTCTTCGGCGACATGATCGCCCGGCACCGCCGCACCGGCGTCAGCTTCGAACGCATGAACCGCCTCCTGCAGGACGCGCCCATCACGCAGCCCGTCGAGCACCACGACGTGCACCTGCAGGGCGACCTGCCGCCCATCCCGCCCGCAGCGGCCGCCGTGCCGCTCGCCCGCCTCGACGTGACGGACCTGAGCGCCGTCCACCCCAACGGACGCGGCCTGCACGGCGCGAGCTTCAGCGTCACGCGCGGCGAGTTCGTGGTCGTCACGGGCCGCATCGGGAGCGGCAAGACCACCCTGCTGCGCGCCCTGCTGGGCCTCATCCCCCGCACGGACGGCGAGGTCCGCTGGAACGACATGCCCGTCACCGACCCCGCCTCGTTCTTCGTGCCGCCCCGCAGCGCGTACACCGCGCAACTCCCGCAGCTCTTCAGCGAATCCCTGCGCGAGAACGTCCTGATGGGCCACGACACCGACCCCGGCACCGCCGCCCGCCTGGACCGCGCCCTGCACCTCGCCGTCATGACGCCTGACCTCACGCAGCTCGGCCAGGGCCTCGACACGCCCGTCGGCGCGCGCGGCGTGAAACTCTCCGGCGGACAGGTGCAGCGCGCCGCCGTCGCCCGCATGCTGTCCCGCGACGCGGACCTGCTGGTGTTCGACGACGTGAGCAGCGCCCTGGACGCCGCCACAGAAGCGCAACTGTGGGCCGGACTGTTCGCCGAACGCCACGGCACCACCTGCCTCGTCGTGTCGCACCGCCGCGCGGCCCTGCTGCGCGCCGACCGCATCCTGCTGCTCGAAGACGGCCGCCTCACCGACAGCGGCACCCTGCCGGAACTGCTGGAACGCAGCGCCGAAATGCGCGAACTGTGGGCCGAGGACACCGGCCAGGCCTGA
- a CDS encoding ABC transporter ATP-binding protein yields MTLPAHTRPPRPPSTPPSSSGAALAVLGRYLGPLWPRVLLLAVLLLSSIGLSLYLPQLLATFLDTAQQRGSLSTLTRLALTYIGIAVGVQLLSAGATYIGADVGWAATNRLRLDLTTHLLNLDMSFHKERTPGELIERVDGDVTALSNFFSQFAVRVFGAGLLLLGALVMFWREEWWLGLFVTSFAGITLYAMNRVRQIGVEPTRQEREASARLFGFVEERLTGLDDVRALGGGPYTLTRFLGVQRTYFWKAYQAWIKRSAVWQLSMLLFSVGYVGVIAAAVGLYTAGVVSIGTAFLLYQYMSLVEEPIDQLTQQLQDLQKAGASLIRVGELLNLHSHLQQGTQTLPGGALELTFDHVSFGYETPEDTDGPDPDAHLVLRDLSFTLQPGHTVGLLGRTGSGKTSLTRLVSRLYDPLQGQVRLNGVPTTDLDLHALRRRVAVVTQDVQLFQASVRDNLTFFDPGVPDDRVRAALDEVGLLPWLDSLDDGLHSQLPVGSLSAGESQLLAFARVMLQDPGLIVLDEPSSRLDPATEGRLTAAMGRLLQGRTAIVIAHRLDTVARAHDILVLGAGRVLEYGSRAALARDPRSEYSRLLTAGREVQEEVLA; encoded by the coding sequence ATGACCCTGCCCGCCCACACCCGCCCGCCGCGCCCGCCCTCGACCCCCCCATCGTCGAGCGGCGCCGCCCTCGCCGTGCTCGGCCGCTACCTCGGCCCGCTCTGGCCGCGCGTGCTGCTGCTCGCCGTGCTGCTCCTCTCCAGCATCGGCCTGAGCCTGTACCTCCCGCAGCTGCTCGCCACCTTCCTCGACACCGCCCAGCAGCGCGGCAGCCTCTCCACCCTCACCCGCCTCGCCCTCACGTACATCGGCATCGCGGTCGGCGTGCAGCTCCTGTCCGCCGGGGCCACGTATATCGGCGCGGACGTCGGCTGGGCCGCCACCAACCGCCTGCGCCTCGACCTCACCACGCACCTCCTGAACCTCGACATGAGCTTCCACAAGGAACGCACGCCCGGCGAACTCATCGAACGCGTGGACGGCGACGTGACCGCCCTCTCGAACTTCTTCTCGCAGTTCGCGGTCCGCGTGTTCGGGGCGGGCCTGCTGCTGCTCGGCGCGCTCGTGATGTTCTGGCGCGAGGAGTGGTGGCTCGGTCTGTTCGTCACGAGCTTCGCGGGCATCACCCTGTACGCCATGAACCGCGTCCGGCAGATCGGCGTGGAACCCACCCGCCAGGAACGCGAGGCGAGCGCGCGCCTCTTCGGCTTCGTGGAGGAACGCCTCACCGGCCTCGACGACGTGCGCGCCCTCGGCGGCGGCCCGTACACCCTCACGCGCTTCCTCGGCGTGCAGCGCACGTACTTCTGGAAGGCGTACCAGGCGTGGATCAAGCGCAGCGCCGTGTGGCAGCTCTCGATGCTGCTGTTCTCGGTCGGGTACGTGGGCGTCATCGCGGCCGCCGTCGGCCTGTACACGGCGGGCGTCGTGAGCATCGGCACGGCCTTCCTGCTGTACCAGTACATGAGTCTCGTGGAGGAACCCATCGACCAGCTCACGCAGCAGCTGCAGGACCTGCAGAAGGCCGGCGCGAGCCTCATCCGCGTCGGCGAACTCCTCAACCTGCACAGCCACCTGCAGCAGGGCACGCAGACCCTTCCGGGCGGCGCGCTCGAACTGACCTTCGACCACGTCTCCTTCGGGTACGAGACGCCCGAAGACACCGACGGGCCGGACCCGGACGCGCACCTCGTGCTGCGCGACCTGAGCTTCACCCTGCAGCCCGGACACACCGTCGGCCTGCTCGGCCGGACCGGCAGCGGCAAGACCAGCCTCACGCGCCTCGTGTCGCGCCTGTACGACCCCCTGCAGGGCCAGGTGCGCCTGAACGGCGTGCCCACCACCGACCTCGACCTGCACGCCCTGCGCCGCCGCGTGGCCGTCGTCACGCAGGACGTGCAGCTCTTCCAGGCGTCCGTGCGCGACAACCTCACCTTCTTCGACCCCGGCGTGCCTGACGACCGCGTCCGCGCCGCCCTCGACGAGGTGGGCCTCCTGCCGTGGCTGGACAGCCTGGACGACGGCCTGCACAGCCAGCTGCCCGTCGGGAGCCTGTCCGCCGGGGAATCGCAGCTGCTCGCCTTCGCGCGCGTGATGCTGCAGGACCCCGGCCTGATCGTGCTGGACGAACCCAGCTCCCGCCTCGACCCGGCCACCGAGGGCCGCCTCACCGCCGCGATGGGCCGCCTGCTGCAGGGCCGCACCGCCATCGTGATCGCGCACCGGCTCGACACCGTCGCCCGCGCGCACGACATCCTGGTGCTCGGCGCGGGCCGCGTGCTGGAGTACGGGTCGCGCGCCGCGCTCGCCCGCGACCCGCGCAGCGAGTACAGCCGCCTGCTCACGGCAGGCCGTGAAGTTCAGGAAGAGGTGCTCGCATGA
- a CDS encoding metalloenzyme domain protein, with amino-acid sequence MTRPLIWLALDGVGHPQDAPPGSAWEAHLPTLRPFVEAGAALDATLGVPGLPQSATGQAVWLTGVDAVALMGEHFGPQPGPTLRRLLDARALPVRLVAAGGRAALLNVYPPGYFEAQARRARHGCFPYSVLAAGLPLNPPGLPLLSPTLGLGYAEPWAAQDTLADWRARGRAVAGVRGYDLLMFDAWFGDVLGHLGREVPPVGLWGAAVAYLERLDALLAGLLEGGAAVVLSSDHGNFEDLGVKAHTVARVPFAVAGTGGLVTMGARSVLDGGQRLHEFFGV; translated from the coding sequence ATGACGAGGCCCCTGATCTGGCTGGCGCTGGACGGGGTGGGCCACCCGCAGGACGCGCCGCCGGGCAGTGCCTGGGAGGCGCACCTGCCCACCCTGCGCCCGTTCGTGGAGGCGGGCGCGGCGCTGGACGCGACGCTGGGCGTGCCGGGCCTGCCGCAGAGCGCGACGGGGCAGGCGGTGTGGCTGACGGGCGTGGACGCGGTCGCGCTGATGGGGGAGCATTTCGGGCCGCAGCCGGGGCCGACGCTGCGTCGCCTGCTGGACGCGCGGGCGTTGCCGGTGCGGCTGGTGGCGGCGGGTGGGCGGGCGGCGCTCCTGAACGTGTACCCGCCGGGGTATTTCGAGGCGCAGGCCCGGCGGGCGCGGCACGGGTGCTTTCCGTACAGCGTGCTGGCGGCGGGCCTGCCGCTGAACCCGCCGGGCCTGCCGCTGCTGTCCCCGACGCTGGGGCTGGGGTACGCGGAGCCGTGGGCGGCGCAGGACACGCTGGCCGACTGGCGTGCGCGTGGGCGGGCGGTGGCGGGCGTGCGGGGGTATGACCTCCTGATGTTCGACGCGTGGTTCGGGGACGTGCTGGGGCACCTGGGGCGCGAGGTGCCGCCCGTGGGGTTGTGGGGGGCGGCGGTGGCGTACCTGGAGCGGCTGGACGCGCTGCTGGCGGGGTTGCTGGAGGGTGGGGCGGCGGTGGTGCTGAGCAGCGATCACGGGAATTTCGAGGATCTGGGCGTGAAGGCGCACACGGTGGCGCGCGTGCCGTTCGCGGTGGCGGGGACGGGCGGGCTGGTGACGATGGGGGCGAGGTCGGTGCTGGACGGCGGGCAGCGGCTTCACGAATTCTTCGGTGTATGA
- a CDS encoding phytoene desaturase family protein codes for MPDFDVIVMGAGHNALVTAAYAAQAGLKVGVFERRHLVGGAVSTEELVPGYRFDYGGSAHILIRMTPVVQELELGRYGLHYLEVDPMFHASDGEDPWFVHRDAERTIHELNEKFPGQGDAYRRFLNDWTPFADSVADLFNSAPGPLDMGRMIFRSKGEMGMQDQLSRILRPYGDVAREYFSDERVRAPLTWMAAQSGPPPTDPLSAPFLLWHPLYHRGGVARPKGGSGGLTRALARVVEAHGGQIFTGAGVKSILLESGRAAGVELDSGERYTARAVVSGTHVLATVAALPDEVVPDAAKRVRVGNGFGMVLRLALKGKVKYRNHTEPDSRVGLGLLIRNEQQLMKGYGEYLAGEPTTDPPLIAMSFSAVDDSLAPPDGEVLWLWAQYYPYELSRGDWKTRSGEARENILRAFEHYAPGTREQIVGELVQTPLWLEQNLGLYRGNVMHLEMSFDQMFSFRPFMAASQYRWPGVPGLYITGASTHPGGGIMGASGRSAARVLIRDLTRRGWK; via the coding sequence TTGCCAGACTTTGACGTGATCGTGATGGGTGCCGGGCACAACGCGCTCGTGACTGCCGCCTATGCCGCCCAGGCGGGCCTGAAGGTCGGCGTGTTCGAACGCCGTCACCTCGTGGGCGGCGCCGTCAGCACCGAGGAACTCGTGCCGGGGTACCGCTTCGATTACGGCGGGAGCGCGCACATCCTGATCCGCATGACGCCCGTCGTGCAGGAACTCGAACTCGGACGCTACGGCCTGCACTACCTGGAGGTGGACCCCATGTTCCACGCCAGCGACGGCGAGGACCCGTGGTTCGTGCACCGGGACGCGGAACGCACCATTCACGAACTGAACGAGAAGTTCCCCGGTCAGGGCGACGCGTACCGCCGGTTCCTGAACGACTGGACGCCGTTCGCGGATTCGGTCGCGGACCTCTTCAACAGCGCGCCCGGTCCGCTCGACATGGGCCGTATGATCTTCCGCAGCAAGGGCGAGATGGGGATGCAGGATCAGCTGTCGCGCATCCTGCGGCCCTACGGCGACGTGGCCCGCGAGTACTTCAGCGACGAGCGGGTGCGTGCGCCGCTCACGTGGATGGCCGCGCAGAGCGGCCCGCCGCCCACCGATCCGCTCAGCGCGCCGTTCCTGCTGTGGCACCCGCTGTACCACCGGGGCGGCGTGGCGAGACCCAAGGGCGGCAGTGGCGGGCTCACGCGGGCGCTCGCGCGGGTGGTGGAGGCGCACGGCGGGCAGATCTTCACGGGCGCGGGCGTGAAAAGCATCCTGCTGGAGAGCGGGCGGGCCGCCGGGGTCGAACTGGACAGCGGCGAGCGGTACACGGCGCGCGCCGTGGTGTCCGGCACGCACGTCCTCGCGACGGTGGCGGCCCTGCCGGACGAGGTCGTGCCGGACGCCGCGAAACGCGTGCGGGTCGGGAACGGATTCGGAATGGTGCTGCGCCTCGCGCTGAAGGGCAAGGTCAAGTACCGCAACCACACGGAACCGGACAGCCGCGTGGGCCTGGGCCTGCTCATCCGGAACGAGCAGCAGCTCATGAAGGGCTACGGGGAGTACCTGGCGGGCGAGCCGACCACCGACCCGCCCCTGATCGCCATGAGTTTCTCGGCGGTGGACGACTCGCTCGCCCCGCCGGACGGGGAGGTGCTGTGGCTGTGGGCGCAGTACTACCCGTACGAACTGAGCCGCGGCGACTGGAAGACGCGCAGCGGCGAGGCGCGCGAGAACATCCTGCGGGCCTTCGAGCACTACGCGCCCGGCACGCGCGAGCAGATCGTGGGCGAACTCGTGCAGACGCCGCTGTGGCTGGAGCAGAACCTCGGCCTGTACCGCGGGAACGTCATGCACCTGGAAATGAGCTTCGATCAGATGTTCAGCTTCCGGCCGTTCATGGCGGCCAGCCAGTACCGCTGGCCGGGCGTGCCGGGCCTGTACATCACGGGCGCGAGCACCCACCCGGGCGGCGGCATCATGGGCGCGTCGGGGCGCAGTGCGGCGCGCGTCCTGATCCGCGACCTGACCCGGAGAGGCTGGAAGTGA